DNA from Gemmatimonadota bacterium:
GCCTATTGGCGGCGGGCGGCCGGGCCCCGTGACCACGGAGCTGCTGCGGCTTTATCGCGCGCGCAGCCGCCCGCGCGCGGCCGTCCGGGCCTAGACCCCCCAAGCCCGCGTCTGGCCCTCCCGCCCATGGCACCGCCCCGGCCCCGCCCTTAGATTGCAGCCCAACCAGCACAAAGGCGGGCGGGAGGCGGCCGCGCAGCGCCGGCAACGGTAGGAAAGGTGGGTGACATGAGCCGTTCACTGAACAAGGCAATGTTGATCGGGAACGTGGGATCGGAGCCCGAGGTGCGCTCGACGGCCGGCGGCGTCAAGGTGGCCAAGGTGTCGCTGGCCACGAACCGCACCTTCCGGGACCGGAGCGGCCAGCAGCAGGACAAGACGGAGTGGCACCGTCTGACCTTCTGGGACCGGCTGGCCGAGATCGTGGAGCAATACGTCCACAAGGGGGACCGGCTCTACGTGGAGGGGCGGATCGAGTACTCCCAGAGCGAGGACGATAAGGGGAACGTCCGCTACTGGACCGATGTCGTGGTCCGGGAAATGGTCATGCTCAGCCAGCCGGCCGGCGGCGCGAGCGGCGAGGGAGGTGGAGCCTGGCGCCAGCCGCGTCAGGACGCGGCGCCGGCCGCGGCGTCGCCGTTCGAGGAAGACGACGACCTGCCCTTCTGAGCCTCAGTGGTCGAGTTCATAAGTACGGCGGCCGAATGCCGCCCTATTGGTGAATTCGACCACTCAAGGCAGCGCCGGCCGGCGCTTCGCCGCCTCGCGCTCCGCGGGCAGCGTCCACGGCTGCAGCGTTTCCAGCTCCGCGCGCGTGAAGTATCTGGCCTCGGTCTCGCCGTCCAGCACGACGCCGTAGGAGTGGGGCCGGTACTCACTGGAATCCACGAGCACACCCGTTCGTCCGAGAGCAGCCGGATCCAGGGGGAACGGTCCGGGGCGTATGCGCACGCGCGTCCCGACCTGCATGAGGGCACCGGCAGTGACGGTCATCTTGCTCTCCGCCTATCCTGACTGTCGTGCCTGAGGGGTCGAATCCACCAATGCCGCGGCACTAGAGACTCGGCCACCAGGCGCAGGATGGAAGCTGGCGCCCAGGCGCGCAATCCCTTGCCGCAGGTGAGCGTCAGCCTATATTGGCGCCGTCTCGACTCCCGGCTGGTGCGAGGTGCGAGATGAGCAGGGGCACAGCGGGGATGCGCAGCAGTGTGATCATGGCCATCGGCGGAGCGATTGGCGCGCTCTGGGTGGCCATGGCCGCCAGCGCGCTGTGGAGCTCGTTCCGCGGTTTCCAGAACCAGCGCCTGGATTGGGGGCTCGGCTGGGGATTGGTGGGCGTCCTGCTGCTGGCAGCGGGGGTCGCGGCCGTGGTCGGCACCTGGTGGCACGTCTACCGTATAGGGCAGCGGCAGTAGTGCCGACCTTCTACTGTTCCTTCTTCCAGAAGCCCAGAAGCTCTTCCTCGTATTGCTCGGGCGCCGCCCGGTAGGCGGCCACCCACTCGGAGAATGAAGGCAGCGCCAGGCGCGCAGCCAGGGCCTCCGTGACGCGGCCTACCAGCTCGCTGTACGAGCCGGCCCGCACCCCACCTTCTGGGGCCGGCAAAGGGGCCGGGGATCCCGCCGCAGCAGCAGAATCCAGCTCCGCCGGCTCGGCGGGAAAGGCCTGCTGCGCCAGCTCGTAAATCTCGTCGGGAGTCAATTGCAGAAACTGCTCTGCCAGGCGAGCAGAACACCAGTCCAGGTACTTCGCGCGCAGAACCTGAAGATCCGCTGGTTCCGGTGCCATGGGAAAACAGGGTTAGGGAGCCCCGACGCCGCACCCGCCCACCGCACCGCACGGCTCCGTGGGCTTCTCCACAGCTCCAGTCCGCAGAGCACCGTCTCCGAACGCGCGCCGTCGCGGGCTCAGAACCCTGTTAGCCTAAAGGAGAGGAAGCGCTCCCGTCAAGTATGGAAGGCCGGGTCGTCCCGCGACGGAATCGGGATCGCGCCCGCGAGATGCTCGAAAAAAGCCCACCGGGTCACCCCGTACATGATGATGCTGCGAATCACCTCCGGATAACGCTGCTGCATCCGCAGCACCTCGGCGGCCACTTCCGGAGGCAGTTCGACGCGCAGCTCGACCGGAGTCGTGTCCCACATAGAGCTTTCCTCGGGCATGAATAAAAAATATCAAAAAAGGCGTCGCGACTGTCGGGGAGGCTCCTCGCCGGCCCTGCTCGGTGCTCCCGGCCGACGATGAGCCGCAAAGATAGAGGCGCCCGCTGCCGGCGTCAAGGCTTTTGCTAAGCTGTGTTCTCCCAATTCGTTACGCTATCATGTTGATTGGCAAGCACTTAGCAGATCGGGCTTAGCCGCAGGTTTGGCCGGTGCGCCCTGGGGCGGAGTTGTGCAAAGGCACTTGTTTCCACGGCTGAAGTCATGGGCGGACGGGGGTTTAGGGGACAGAGAGATAGGAATATGGAGCATGTGTCGGGGTCGGTAAACCGATGTTTTTGGGGTAGGAAGGCGAGCTCGCCTTGGGCTTGCCCTGCGGTGGGGTCGGGAGCGGGAGTGGGAGCGGGACTGGGAGCGGGAGCGGGAGTGGGAGCGATTGACAGGGGTGGGTCAGGGGTGTAGGGTGGCCGGCCCATGCGCTGGCTCTACGGCTTGTTCTTGCTGATTCCGGCTGCTGTGGTACTGGAGGCAGCGCAGGCGCCGGCGGCGTGGGTGTTTGGCGCGGCGGCTCTGGCGATCGTGCCCTTGTCGGCGGTGCTGGGGCGTGCGACGGAGGAGCTGGCCTGGCACACGGGTCCCACGGTGGGCGGGCTGCTCAACGCGACGTTGGGGAATGCTGCGGAGCTGATCATTACGATCCTGGCCGTGCGGGCCGGCTTGCTGGACCTGGTGAAGGCGTCGCTGACGGGCTCGATCCTGGGCAACCTGCTGCTGATCCTGGGACTGGCGCTGCTGCTCGGGGGAGTTCGCCACCAGACGCAGAGCTTCAATGCGCGGGCGGCGGGGGTAGCGGCGGCGATGCTGATGCTGGCGGTGGTAGGGCTGGTGCTGCCGGCGCTGTTTGCCATGACCCACCCGCGGGGAGGCGGGGGTGCTACGCTGAGGCTGTCGATAGCCGTGGCGGCGGTGCTGATCGTGGTGTATGGCGTAAGCTTGCTGTTCACGCTCCACACGCACAAGCGGCTGCTGGGCCCGGCGGGGGAAGTGGCAGAGGTGGAGGAAGGCGCATGGTCGGTGAAACGGGCGCTGTCTTACCTGCTGCTGGCGACGGCGGGGGTGGCGCTCATGAGCGAGATCCTGGTCTCGGCGACGGAAGAGG
Protein-coding regions in this window:
- a CDS encoding single-stranded DNA-binding protein; protein product: MSRSLNKAMLIGNVGSEPEVRSTAGGVKVAKVSLATNRTFRDRSGQQQDKTEWHRLTFWDRLAEIVEQYVHKGDRLYVEGRIEYSQSEDDKGNVRYWTDVVVREMVMLSQPAGGASGEGGGAWRQPRQDAAPAAASPFEEDDDLPF
- the cax gene encoding calcium/proton exchanger, with translation MRWLYGLFLLIPAAVVLEAAQAPAAWVFGAAALAIVPLSAVLGRATEELAWHTGPTVGGLLNATLGNAAELIITILAVRAGLLDLVKASLTGSILGNLLLILGLALLLGGVRHQTQSFNARAAGVAAAMLMLAVVGLVLPALFAMTHPRGGGGATLRLSIAVAAVLIVVYGVSLLFTLHTHKRLLGPAGEVAEVEEGAWSVKRALSYLLLATAGVALMSEILVSATEEAISALGVTELFVGVIVIPLIGNAAEHAAAVWMAAKNKMDLALGIAIGSSTQVALLVAPVLVFVALAFGQPMDFVFTSLEVVAVALATGIITIISLDGESHWFEGVQLLAVYLFLAVTFYFY